The Candidatus Eremiobacterota bacterium genome has a window encoding:
- a CDS encoding type II secretion system F family protein yields MLFLYRYAAIDTFNRQRYGSIIASSEQEALDMLNRKQYQVREILCQGKHVTLREIYNELLDSTVRRISDETVLLFTRELSLMMRVGIPIDKAFQTLAGYQEDHKMRKVVETIREDIRKGSSITHSVTKHPRVFPPIYRALVEVAEQTGKLSHMLDELANYLERELDTRKKVISALTYPIFVMVSTIFIITGLMIYYIPSFTKFLSGIQVPLPLPTKMLMGIVYLFQSPGALSTIVIILVIAGYLYYNFSRTMVGRFFVDNVKINIPYIGDFLIMVRMTRFTRTFALMYRNGINISKILDASKDIVQNEPLKDILEQCKAEIIHGDSIAESFRTKKYIPSLMKSFIILGEETEDIVFSMEKIAQIYDEQIAYRIECFMNLLEPVFMAIVAVVVGFVILALFLPIYSLISNIGG; encoded by the coding sequence TTGCTATTTCTCTACCGTTATGCGGCCATAGACACTTTTAACAGGCAGAGATACGGGAGCATCATTGCCTCTTCCGAGCAGGAAGCGCTTGATATGCTCAACAGAAAGCAGTATCAGGTCCGCGAGATTCTCTGCCAGGGGAAGCATGTCACCCTCAGGGAGATTTACAATGAGCTGCTTGACAGCACCGTAAGGCGCATCAGTGATGAGACCGTCCTTCTTTTCACCAGGGAGCTTTCCCTCATGATGCGGGTGGGCATCCCCATAGACAAGGCCTTCCAGACCCTCGCCGGCTATCAGGAGGACCATAAGATGAGAAAAGTCGTGGAAACGATCCGCGAGGACATAAGGAAAGGCTCCTCCATCACCCATTCCGTCACCAAGCACCCCCGCGTCTTCCCTCCCATCTACAGGGCTCTCGTAGAGGTAGCCGAGCAGACGGGCAAGCTTTCCCACATGCTCGACGAGCTGGCCAACTACCTGGAGCGTGAGCTCGACACCAGGAAGAAAGTGATATCGGCCCTCACCTACCCTATTTTCGTAATGGTCTCCACGATATTCATCATCACGGGGCTCATGATCTATTACATCCCCTCTTTCACCAAGTTCCTGTCAGGCATCCAGGTCCCCCTTCCGCTGCCGACCAAGATGCTCATGGGGATCGTCTATCTTTTCCAGAGCCCCGGCGCCCTCTCGACGATCGTGATCATCCTTGTCATTGCAGGCTATTTATACTATAATTTTAGCAGGACGATGGTAGGGCGGTTCTTTGTCGATAACGTCAAAATCAATATTCCCTACATTGGAGATTTCCTTATCATGGTGCGTATGACAAGGTTCACGCGGACCTTTGCCCTTATGTACCGCAACGGCATCAATATCAGCAAGATTCTTGATGCCTCAAAGGATATTGTGCAGAATGAGCCGCTGAAAGACATTCTTGAGCAGTGCAAGGCCGAGATAATTCACGGGGATTCAATCGCCGAATCTTTCAGGACCAAGAAATACATACCCAGCCTGATGAAAAGCTTTATCATCCTTGGCGAGGAGACAGAGGACATCGTTTTTTCAATGGAAAAGATCGCACAGATCTATGACGAGCAGATCGCCTACCGCATCGAGTGCTTCATGAACCTGCTGGAGCCCGTTTTCATGGCAATCGTGGCTGTCGTGGTGGGTTTCGTGATACTTGCGCTCTTTCTCCCGATTTACTCGCTCATTTCAAATATCGGCGGTTAA